The DNA window CCCCACACCGCAACCGGCCGAACGAGTACTCCTGCATGCCACTGAACCTGCTGGAAATTGCTCGAGACGGCTCGTGCCTGCAACTATGTCGCAGAAGACGCCAGGGGACCGAACTTGTGATGTGGGCAAATCTTGGTTTTACAAACATCGAAAGTACGTTCTGACTACCAGATCCTtgggcaaaaaaaaaaaaaaaaaaaaaaaagaactGTTTTACTGATGTTTCGTGGTGAACAGCTCTAGTTCTATTCTACGTCACTTTTCTCGCGCTTCGCTCCCAGGATGCGGGGAGGCCGGTCGAATACATTCGCGACTATGAGTTGAATGAAGAAGGGGAGATTTACGGAGGGTGAGTTGTCATTATCTTTCACGAAATTACAGTGCTGAATCTCGCCCAGACAAATTATCGACGACGGCTTTCCGCACGCCCTGCGCGTATATCAGGATACGGTAACCGGGGCCGTGAGATTGCAGGCATCTGttcatcgaggagatctaAAACGGTATGAACACCATTGCTTTCTCCCAGTAAACCTCTTGAAAGGAACTGACGCTCATCAAAAATAGCACACCCGCCTGGACAGCCTTCGTAACGTCCTACCTCGGGACCCGGGGCTGGCTCCGCCGCACAGGTCCAGAGAAAGTTCTAATTAGCGACCTGAGACCGGCAATCTTGATGTCTGCCGATGACTATACTGCACCGCAAACGCCTCGGGGAGGCTTTCTCTTGACGTTTCTTACCTCGGATGGTGGGTTGTCTGTATTCGATATTGCCGAGAGAGAGCGATACTGACTTTCTGACAATTAGATGCCGACGGATTTCTGGATACGATGGAGGAACTAGCTGCGCTGACTATTGACAGGTGATAGGaatttcttctccatccttGTCCCGGCTCTCCTGCTGGGGGTATGACTGATGAGTGTATATTGAtatgattgatgatgattcAAAAGTCGGATTGGGTTTTGTGTTTTTAGCTTAGAGGATGGCGTTTTTGTTTATTCTTTTGATCTCTCGCCTCTTTTGACTCCGGATTACCCAGGGTGGGCAATTCCCATATTACACCAGTGAAATGGAAACCTAGTATACTTCTTTTCAATCGAGTTTGAAAATAAACTTAGCTCGAGAGCATGTTCTCCATACCGTATAGTTACTAACACGAGGGTATCGCTAAAAACAAAGAACGCAATGCCGTTGTGCAAAGTTCACTCCGTCTGAACCGCTTCAGTCCCCGGCTGCAAATCAGCCAAGAACCTCTCAGCCAGTCTCTTATTCCTTAGCTCCTGAATCTTCGCGCGCCGTTCATCCTTAGCGGCCTCTCGCACGGCTCTCCTCGCCTGCCGTGCCTCCCTCTCCCGCTGCGTCTCACCACGCGCACTCAgcagctcctccatctgcttcttgcgctcctcctcgtctcTCGAAAATGCATAAAAACCGGTCCCTCGATTGCGCACCTCCGCATCTGCGTCGTAGTGCATATTCTCCGGAGGCGTAGGTGATCGATCTCGTCTCGTCGCAAGATGCGCCATGTGCGACGCGACGCCGGCCTCCGGATTGAATGCCTGCGACTGGACCGTTTCGCCATAAATGAGATTGTCCGGACGTGAGGGCCTCCAACGCTCCTCATCTGCGCCGCCCTGTTGACTgtctttttccttttcgcgGGCCGCGCGCGCAGCTTCGGCTCTTGTCCCGCGACGACACCGTCCCAGTTCATCTTCGTAGGATATGATAGATGCATTATCATCGTCTTCAGattcctcctcgtcatcggatacatcttctctcttccgTTCCTCATCCGCCCATTTCTTATCGAAATCCACCAACCCCTCCCGCTCTTTTCGCCTTAATCGTGCTGCGTAGTCCTCTTTATTTGCtccttcctcatcgtcgctgCTATCACCAGCGAGGTACATCCCTTTCTTCATATCCTCATACATGCGCACCTTCTGCTCCATGCGCCGCTTTGACCggcccagcgccgccgcgTCCACGGACCCGATGTCCTGGCTGCGCTGGTGGACTTGCTTTGAGGACTCATCTTCCAGGTCCGCCGCGGCACGCTTTTGGGATCCCTTGTTGGGCTTGGAGAAGAGGTCGGCTTTTGCGGTTTTGGACGGACGTGGGCGTCCTCGGGAGGTGGAATCGGAGGTGCCTTGGGAGATGAGTGAGGAGAGTTGGGTCGTGAAGGAGAGGTTAGAGGAGGATGGTTGGTTTGCTTGTGTGCTGGACTTGGAGCGCGGCTTCCCGTATaaggaggaggatggtggattGGGTGGCATCTTGGTGGATTgaatgaaggagagagaagaggcgAGGCAAGAAAGAGTAGATGCGATAACGATAACGATAAGATGTTAGTGCCTTAGATATGAGGCTTATATAATGACTCAGCATATGACTCAGCCCGGTTTTCGCTGCCCCGCGACCCCACGGCCAGCGTTCGATCTGAAGAACTTGGGATATTATTCTTTTTGGTGCTTTGATTGTTGCAATTGCCTGCTTGCAGACATACTGCTCACTGTGAAATACCCTGTTGCAAATTGAATCACCTACTCCCAAAATCCACCCCATTGAACCACATTATGTCCGCCAGCCCTATCTATCTCGGCGTCGTTGGTAAATTACCTATTCCCTTCCACCTAAGAGAGCACAGCTGACATGACTAGGCGTCGGCGGTGTCGGCACTGCGttcctctcccagctcgcgcGCCTCCCAAATGCCCCGCAGCTCATCCTCCTTGCCCGCTCATCTCAAACCCTCCTCGCTCCGACACCGGCGTACTCACCAGCCATCCCCGCAGCCGACTGGGCGACTGCTGCCGCGACTCCCTCGCTGACCAAGACCGGTGCTCTACCCGCAGAGGAGCTGGCGAATTACCTCGCCTCCGCGCCGGGGCGAGCTATCCTGGTGGACAACACGTCAGACATTAACCTGGCGCGGACGTACCCTATCTTCCTGAAGAAGGGCGTGTCGGTGGTGACTCCGAACAAGAAGGGTTTCTCTGACGATCTGTCTCTATGGAAGGATATTTTTGCTTCGGCAGCGCAGGGCAAAGCCCTGGTGTACCACGAGAGTACGGTTGGTGCTGGATTGCCGGTGCTGTCGACGTTGAAGGACCTGGTTGCAACTGGTGATGAGGTCACTCGCATCGAGGGTGTGTTCTCGGGCACATTGTCGTTCCTGTTCAACACTTTTGCCCCTGCTTCCGGCTCCTCAAATGCGCAGTGGAGCGCTGTCGTCGCCCAGGCCAAGGACCTGGGCTACACTGAGCCGGACCCTCGCGATGACCTGAACGGCATGGATGTGGCACGCAAGCTGACCATCCTGGCCCGTCTGGCTGGTCTCGAGATTGCCCGCCCTGATGCCTTCCCCATTGAGTCGCTCATTCCCGCCGAGCTTGCCACGCTCCCGTCCTCGTCAGAGGGAATCACCCAATTCATGACTCGCCTGCCCGAGTTTGATGCCCAGATGTCTAGCGTCAAGGACACAGCAGAGAAGCAGGGCAAGGTTGTGCGTTATGTTGGCAGCATCGATGTTGCTAACAAGGCCGTCAAGGTTGGTCTCCAATACTTCGACAAAGACAGTGCCATTGCCGGCCTGAAGGGCAGCGACAACATCATCAGCTTCTACACCAAGCGGTACGGTGCCAACCCAGTGATTGTGCAgggtgctggtgctggtggcgAGGTCACTGCTATGGGTGTGTCGACGGATCTGCTCAAGGTTATCGAGCGGCTGCACTAGATAAGGAGAGTTATAGAAACAAAAATAGTCATGTGACAGGTGTAGACAAATGAAGCATTTCAAAATCAGCTCGAGGATGTAGTTAGATGTCGCAATTTGTACCCAGATCAAGGTGAATTGGCATCAATAATTTCGCAGGTATTTCATCCGCCCATTTGCAAACATCTACTCTTCTTGATAGACTAAAATGAAGGGGGTTTAGATCACTTCCAAGTTTCCCAGCGTGGTGATCCGCCGCTATATAAAGGACAGGCACAACCAACTTCGCTCATACCGACAAGCAGACTACGCAGCCCTGCGGTTGGCTATCAACTACAAAGATAGAGATATAGCAAACTTGATGCTGGAGCTTATACAGAAGCTTCAGCCCAAATTTAAAGAGTGTCATCGGCTAGAAACCGCTCAACAAGTTATAGAAGAAATCAAGGACTGTACTACTCTCCACAAGACTCAGCTTAAGGGTGAAGAATGTCTTGCATCAGCACATCTTCAGTAATGTTCGAGTCTTCGAAGTTAGAGAGTATTGCACCCGAAGTCTGATCAACCGAGATATCATAGCTTCCAAATATCCTTTTGAATGTCAGGGGCATATTTAATTAGAAGTGAAGTAAAAGATAGGCTTACCGATCGTAAAACTCGCTCATGGCATCCAGACCGAGTGAGGAAGTATCTAGATCCTCAAGGTAATGCAAAGGATCTGAACAACCAGGGAACAGTCCCCACTCCGTGAGCTGGTAGAGGACCTCGGAAATCATCCTAGACCCAAATCCTGTTGTTCCCATAGTTTGAAGCACCTTCAGACAGGTGCATATGTCTTCGAATTGTTTCTCGCCTTTTGTTAGAGCAAATACCGAAATAAATACCTGCAGGATATCCAAGGCATAGTAGAAGTCCAAAGCAATTAATTTCGAATAAGTGCTTTCAGACACCATCATCTGCAGAATCCCTAACATTTGTTCAGAAGAACTCAGACAAACCTCAGTGAAATGCTCAAGACAAGGCGATTTCAAGCTCTCCTGTTGCCTCTTTCGACACATGAGGCGGTATAGTAAAAATGGCCGGCCAATTAGGAGTTGAATACTATGATATCTTAAATGAAGAATGGCAATTGGTCGGCGTAGAAGAGGTGCTGTCGGAGCAGAAATACTGAGAtgtggtgggagggagtCCGCCCACTCTTCTAATGAAGTCATTAAGAGCTTCACAGATCCAATTTCCAATCGCTGGCCGCACATAAGCGGGTTTTTATACAGATCACAACGAGCCATTTTGCCTAGTTGGCTCAAGGTACTGCAGACAGCTAAGTATCCCGGGGGACTATAGGGACCGGAGGGCAAAATCTGGATATTCAAGTTAAAACCAAAATTACTTACACGAGCAGGGCCTGGAGAACTAATAAAAGGTAAAAAAATCTTACCACTTCAGATGGCAAAGGTGGCTGCCATGCGTCTTCGGTTGCACAGGGCTTACCCAACCTCAATGCAAGGTCCTGGTCAAATATGACCAGAGACCACCAAATCCGCCTTGCATGCTCTTTCTCAACCCCTCCATAAGAGGTACAGTATTTGTCACAGTGAAGCCCTAGAGAACAGGCAATATGCACAGCGAGACTGACATATAGATAGGCTGGGTTTGAGAACCCATGTGATTGCATAGCCGTTGCCTGGTGATCAAGTCAGAACCTCTATTCTTCGAAAATGACCAAGTTGCATACCAGTAATACCATAGCACGGATGCTATCGAGGCTCCCTTCATCGCATACCCCGGAGACGAAAGACTTTGCATGCTGGAGATATTCTCCTGGGACAATGTATTGAGGAAGTTCTTCTGGGTATGGCGACCCAAGGCTTCCAATTGCAAGGATGGAATATAGGGCACATTTCCAGGATGTCGTTAGGTCTTGCGACGATACTCTATATGTCTCCTCCAACTGGCTGTGAAATCTTTCGGATGAATAGAGCCAATACAATGAATGAACTTCCTCGAAATATCGCATAACCAATTTTTGACAAGTTTCTTGAGGGGGCAAATGTACGTCGGCTTTCATATAAGTCTCATTAGGAAGAGGCATCGACACTGTGACCATTCCTGGAATCACATCGGGTACCGTCGGTATGTGCAATCTTTCTTCGTTTTTATAGCAGCGAATGGCGGCATTGAAGGGTAAGCCAGACTCGGAACCCATATAACCTGTCGTCTATTAGATTATGCACCTCGTAGTATTGAGTAATATTAAAAACACCTAAAACTTACGATACTGCCCTTGGGAATCTTCTACCAGGCATCCTGATTGCTGATGTAGAACGAAAACCTCTTGCAGAACGCGGTTTTCTGAATCTTTCTCCCATTCTGCTATATTGCTCACATTTTCAGCTGGCGGCGCCTCGAGTTCGTTTTCTAAGCCAGAGGACAAAGCAGGTTGGAAGATgggagacagagaaagaggagaagccggCAAATTGTGTGAGATACTGTGAGAAGTTTTGCTTTTGCATTCTGCAGCAAGGGAGCGAAGGTTCTCGGGGCTCAGATTGGCTTCCGGGAGATAGTAGCTCAGTATATCTTGCATATTTCGAAACTCTTCCTCCGAAACGAAGTAGTACGGCCTCTGACGTCGCTTTCCTAGATCTATATGACATTCTGTCCCGGTGGTGCGACAATAATCACAAGGACCGGGAACTGAGTTTCCAACATTGCGCATACTCATTAGCCTCATATGCTTCAAATGTCAGGAAAACACACAAGAGTCCATTGGGTATGAAAATACCTGGATTGTTGCACTAATGAGCATAAAAGGGGAGTTTTATTAGTCAAGTCCCAGAATCCATCCAGCGAGATTCGAGTGCTTACCTTTGTCTTGCGGTTTCTACAACGGTCACAGCTCATGGCCGTGCGATTTTTTCGACCCATATTTCGGTGACCCGCCATCATGAAATGATCAGTGATCAATTGAAATCAGAAAGCTGTCAGATCTTGGTTAGGGACAAGGCTGTGGGGCTTCCTGCACGAAAATGGGGACGGCGGGGGTTGTGGGGAAACGATCCATGTGGGGGAATCATTACTCTAATATCGCAATCTACACACGCGAGCGGGGTGTttgagcgacgaggagggttTATGCGATGGCAGATAGTATCTTTACATTAGGAAGAGTTACATTTTGATATAAAGGCTGTATTGATGTTATCATTTGGTTGAACCTTCTGAAGAACTATGACACGGAACCCGCTCTCAAAATCCCCAGTCTGTGATCATCCGAGCAGACGGAGCAGTACTAGCATCTTCTAACCAGTGAGGGGCTCTCATATCCTCTTCGGCCACGTCGTCGCCGGTAATTGGGTGCTTGTAGTGGAAAGGTATCACCCGAGTGTCAGGCCAAAGAACAAAGTCATCAACTATTTCATCAGGGCCCAGTGCATCCGCCGGGTGCGTCTCCTTGAACAAGGGAACGAAATCTTTTGCTCCCTTCCAGCCTGTCTCGAA is part of the Penicillium psychrofluorescens genome assembly, chromosome: 4 genome and encodes:
- a CDS encoding uncharacterized protein (ID:PFLUO_006769-T1.cds;~source:funannotate), with product MSASPIYLGVVGVGGVGTAFLSQLARLPNAPQLILLARSSQTLLAPTPAYSPAIPAADWATAAATPSLTKTGALPAEELANYLASAPGRAILVDNTSDINLARTYPIFLKKGVSVVTPNKKGFSDDLSLWKDIFASAAQGKALVYHESTVGAGLPVLSTLKDLVATGDEVTRIEGVFSGTLSFLFNTFAPASGSSNAQWSAVVAQAKDLGYTEPDPRDDLNGMDVARKLTILARLAGLEIARPDAFPIESLIPAELATLPSSSEGITQFMTRLPEFDAQMSSVKDTAEKQGKVVRYVGSIDVANKAVKVGLQYFDKDSAIAGLKGSDNIISFYTKRYGANPVIVQGAGAGGEVTAMGVSTDLLKVIERLH
- a CDS encoding uncharacterized protein (ID:PFLUO_006768-T1.cds;~source:funannotate), yielding MPPNPPSSSLYGKPRSKSSTQANQPSSSNLSFTTQLSSLISQGTSDSTSRGRPRPSKTAKADLFSKPNKGSQKRAAADLEDESSKQVHQRSQDIGSVDAAALGRSKRRMEQKVRMYEDMKKGMYLAGDSSDDEEGANKEDYAARLRRKEREGLVDFDKKWADEERKREDVSDDEEESEDDDNASIISYEDELGRCRRGTRAEAARAAREKEKDSQQGGADEERWRPSRPDNLIYGETVQSQAFNPEAGVASHMAHLATRRDRSPTPPENMHYDADAEVRNRGTGFYAFSRDEEERKKQMEELLSARGETQREREARQARRAVREAAKDERRAKIQELRNKRLAERFLADLQPGTEAVQTE